AAAAACGATAAAACAGAAAGAAACCATCTTATTTTCATAGGGCGAAATTAATGATTTACTTTCTTAATAAAGAGAAATGCCCTTTTCTACTTATTGTTGCTCCGTTTCTATCCGTTAATTGAATATTGAACCAGTAGTCATTTGATGGTAATATTTTACCATTATAAAGTCCGTCCCAACCTTGTCCGTCAATAGCTATTTCTGTGATTGGATTTCCGTATCTATCAAAAATGTGAATACTACTTTGTGGATAGAAAGTTGTGCTTGCACCTTTTACTGCCCACAAGTCATTTACTCCATCTCCGTTTGGTGTAAAGTATTTTGGAAATTCTAGTACAGATACTTCTAATTGGGCCACACCACATCCGTTTTTGTCTCTCACTAAAATGGTATAAACACCACCACTTAAGTTTTCAAACATTGGTGTATCCTGGAAATCTCTGACGATCACACTATTTTCATCTTGTAAAGCAAATTCATAATCACCAATTCCAAGGTTGTTGTTACCATTGTCAATGGTAATTGTATTATTAGCAGAATCATCAATAATAGTAACATCATCTTCAGCAAGCGTTGCAATTATAGATTCATTTACAATTATTCTTCTAGTTCTTCTGCATAAAGTTGTTGTGTTTATAGCTGTCACTTCATATGTTCCTCCTTGAGTAATATTTAAAGTTTCACTAGTAGAAGAAGTATCTAAAGTTCCATTTCTTCTCCATTCATACGTATATGTTCCATCTGGTGTTTCTGCCTCTATGAAAGAAGGATTGTTTAAACATACAATTTGAGGAGTGGTTACATCAAACTCTGGTAAAGGAAGCACTCTAATAAAGAATTCTCCAAGTCCAGTACAATCATTATTAATTCGGTTTACAATCTTAACAAAAATAGACTGCTGTGTAGTAGCAGGAATATTCGTATTTCTATAGTTAGTAGGATCAGGAATTTGATTGATTACAGCATCTCTATCAGCTGTAGTTTCAAAGAATAAAATATCTAAGTCGTTTCTAATTGCAGGATCAAATAGATTTCTAATAGCATCAATAGCAGGACTAATATCGAAATTAGAAATTCCATCTCTATCGTCATTGTTTATAGTATCATTTCCATCTGCATCTAAGAAATCATCACATGACGTGAATTCTTGATTGTAGGCAACATCTCCTGCGAAAGAAATCGTAATGTCTAATCTAGAAATTCTAAAACATCCTTGATTAGAAATTGTTCTTACCCAAACAGAATCTCCATCAGAAGCTGTATGAGTAATTGGAGTTGTAATTTCAGCTGTGTTTGCTATTGCATCTGCTTCAGTTGGATAGTATTTAAATGTTTCGTTCGTATGATTAGCTGAGATTGAAATTTCAGCCTGAGTTAAATTAATTGAAGTGGAAAGATCACTATCTGTATCACACTGGTTAATCAAAGCTGGATTATTAGCAATAACAGGTAAAGGATGAACAATTAACTGAAAAGGTCGAAAGGTTGTCGAAGCAGGATCTGAAACCGTAAAACAATTTGTATTTGCTATGTTTTCAATTCTCACATAAATTGTTTGCGCATTGATAGTTGCATTTCTATATGGATTGTTTTTATCAATAGCATCAGTAGAAGAATCGGTTTGCGCTCCAGTTAAAGTTGTATGATATGAAACGTTAAATGTAGTAGGAGACAAGCTACCTAAGACTTCCGCATCTTTAGTTGATAGTATAAAATTATTAAAGAATCCATCAGTATCACCACCGTTAGCAACATCATCACATTCTTCATAATTTATTGCGGTTTGACCAACTGGATTATCAAAATTTAATATTCTGAATGAACCCTCAGTAAAACAGTGGTTTGCAGTTCTGTTTCTCTTTCTTACATATATAGTTTCGTCATCACTTGGACTCGTAAAACTTGTAGGAGTAGTAATTTGATTTAAAAATGCTGAATCAGTGAAAAATAATACTTCAAATGTAGCTGGATCTTGACCATTTAATATTTCTGCCGTCCTGGCCGTTAAATCAAAGATGTTATTTTCACAATTAGATAAATCAGTAATTGCAGGTATTGCAGTTGCTGGTTCAGAAAATTCTAAAACAATATCATCGCTATCTTTACATCCACCATCGTCAATTTCACAAGTATAAGTTCCATTTCCTAAGTTTGCCAAGTAAGTTTGACTAGTTTCCCCAGTAATTTCTACTCCATCTTTAAACCATTTATAAGAAGTAGCAGAAACATTTGCAGTTAGTAATGTAGAGTCACCACAAACAGAATTTGAACCGGAAATAGTCAAGTCATTTCCTAAATTTAAACCTAAGTTAAAACTTCCTTTCTCTAGAAATACAGCAGTATCTACCACTCGATCACTAAAATCAGCAACAACTAATTTGATATGATAGGTAACGTTAGGAACAACATCAGCTTGAGCAGTTAGTACTACAGTTCTTCCAACAAATCCTGTTTCTGTAACATCACTTCCAGCAAAGAAGGCCTCATTTACTGCGGCACAACCAGTAGCTCCACCCGAATTAGGAATTTCAGCATGTACATTTGTAACACTTACAGGTGTTGTAGTTCCAGGAACTAGTGCAATATTTTCGTATGTAGTTGAAGTACTTTGTCTTAGCAAAAAGGCGAAACTATCTGCAAAATTACAAGGAAATGTTCCTTGATATTCTTGAGAGGCCATTAAGTATCTAAAACTAATTCTTGTCGATTTTGGAACGAAGTCAAATTCTATTACAGCAGCATCAGAAATTTGTCCAGGAATAACTCCAATAGCGTTGGCTAAATCTGCATCAGTATTACCTGTAGTAGATGTACTTAACGCTCCACCTGAAGCTCCAGCTTGAATTCTATTTGCAATTCCTGAAGTTAAAACAATTCCCTCTTCAAAAGGAAATGAACTTCCGGCTTGCCTTTTAAAGAAACCATAATTTTTTGTAGGCTGATCCGTTGGTGTTCCACTAACTGCGGATGTAACGTTAGAAACTGTGTTACAGGCTCCTGTAATTAGAACATCAGATATTAGCTGCTCTGGTGTAAAATTAGATTCTGGTTCTGCAGTATTGTTAACATCTACTTGAGCGTTTAATCCCACTAAACTAAATAGTAATACAACTAAGAGAGTAATTTTCGTTCTGTTCATATAATTGATTAAAAGGCCGACAATTTACTAAAAAAAACGTCAAAAAATGACGTAATTCTTAGTATTAACAACTAAATATAAAACAATTAAACAACGTAAAACCCTACCCGTAAATTGCATTAAAATTAATCAGAATATAATACGATAATTTATAAATCTCTTTTCTTTAATAAACTGTATGATAAATAAATGAAGATAAATGTCCATATGCTAACAATAATTATGTCAACGAAATTTACAGAGTAATCTTTAACAAAGTTTTCTCCTATTTGCTTAGCAACTGATTTTACAGCACCTAAACGAGTAAAAGGTTCTTTGATTAAGTTAGACATTGCTTCAAGGGGAAAGAATCGCATAATTTCATTAGCTTGAGTTAAGGCTCCTTCTTTTAAGTCCCTAAAAGTCAAAACTAAATATCCTTTAAGTAGACTTTCAATGATTAACCATACAATCATACCTGCTACTGCGAATGCAGATCTTTTTATTAAAATCCCAAGGAATAATCCAAAAGAAAAGAACCCAACAAGTTTTACAAAGAAGGCAAATAAGTATTCAAGATCAGAAAATATAATTGAGAATTCATTAAAGTCTGAATAGACAAACCCTAATATTAAGGATACAAAAAATACAAAAACTGTGGAAACAGCTGCAAAGGCTATTACTGTATAAAATTTTGAAAGGATAAATTCCTTCTTACTTAATCCGTCAATAAGGTTTTGTTTCAGAGTTTTATAGCTGTATTCGTTAGCCATCATTGAAACTATAACTAGTAAAAGGAAAAACTTTAATGTTGCTGCGATGTATGTGTTGAAATGCCAGATATAAGGAAAGTTGAAAATTCCCTGCTCAGCCAAATGAAATTTTATTGGGCCAATATCAAATTTTATGGCTGCAATCAACGCAATTGAGGTTAATAAACCGAAGTAGATTATTGATAAGACTCTACTTGCTCTATTGTTTTTTAATTTATGAAATTCAATATTTAATAGACGTAACATGTTCATAGTAGATTAATTTAGTTGTTAGTAAGGTTTAAGAATTGTTCTTCTAAACTTGGCTTACGCATAACTAAATGAGAGAGAATAATTCCTTTTTCAAATAAGTATTTGTTAATTTCAGAGGCAGTAGTTTCGTTTTCTAAACGCGCAATGATTAAATCATCCTCTACATTAACAGTTGCTATGTCATAATAATTTTTAAGAGTATTAACTAAAAGTTCTTGGTCTCCGTCGGTTTTTACTTCAATAATTCCGTTCGAAGCAACCATGTTTTCAACTCTTCCACTATATAATTTTACACCATTTCTAATTACAACCACATGGGAACATACTTTTTCAACTTCATCTAAAAGGTGAGAGGCTAGTAGAATAGTTGTTCCATTCTTAGCTATTTTTTTTATTATTTGTCGAATTTCATGGATACCCTGTGGATCTAAACCATTTGTAGGTTCATCAAGAATTAAAATTTCAGGATTGTTCAGTAAAGCTGATGCAATAGCAAGTCTTTGTTTCATTCCCAAAGAATAAGTTTTGAATTTGCTATTTCTCCTTTCGTAAAGGTTTACTGTTTTAAGCTTGTCATCAATATTGTTGTATGGAACTCCTTTGATTTTACAAATCAATTGTAAGTTTTGTACAGCAGTCATGTAAGGATAGAAATTAGGTCTTTCTATAATAGCTCCAACTCTTTTTAAAGCATTATGGGTAGACACTGTTCCACCGAACCAAGAAAATTCTCCAGCGGTTTTATTTACAACATTTAAAATGATTCCTAAAGTTGTAGATTTTCCACTTCCGTTAGGACCTAAAATTCCGTATACATTTCCTTTTTCAATATCAAACGAAAGGTTTTTTACAGCATGAACTCGCCCAAATTTTT
This genomic window from Tenacibaculum sp. 190524A05c contains:
- a CDS encoding choice-of-anchor L domain-containing protein; its protein translation is MNRTKITLLVVLLFSLVGLNAQVDVNNTAEPESNFTPEQLISDVLITGACNTVSNVTSAVSGTPTDQPTKNYGFFKRQAGSSFPFEEGIVLTSGIANRIQAGASGGALSTSTTGNTDADLANAIGVIPGQISDAAVIEFDFVPKSTRISFRYLMASQEYQGTFPCNFADSFAFLLRQSTSTTYENIALVPGTTTPVSVTNVHAEIPNSGGATGCAAVNEAFFAGSDVTETGFVGRTVVLTAQADVVPNVTYHIKLVVADFSDRVVDTAVFLEKGSFNLGLNLGNDLTISGSNSVCGDSTLLTANVSATSYKWFKDGVEITGETSQTYLANLGNGTYTCEIDDGGCKDSDDIVLEFSEPATAIPAITDLSNCENNIFDLTARTAEILNGQDPATFEVLFFTDSAFLNQITTPTSFTSPSDDETIYVRKRNRTANHCFTEGSFRILNFDNPVGQTAINYEECDDVANGGDTDGFFNNFILSTKDAEVLGSLSPTTFNVSYHTTLTGAQTDSSTDAIDKNNPYRNATINAQTIYVRIENIANTNCFTVSDPASTTFRPFQLIVHPLPVIANNPALINQCDTDSDLSTSINLTQAEISISANHTNETFKYYPTEADAIANTAEITTPITHTASDGDSVWVRTISNQGCFRISRLDITISFAGDVAYNQEFTSCDDFLDADGNDTINNDDRDGISNFDISPAIDAIRNLFDPAIRNDLDILFFETTADRDAVINQIPDPTNYRNTNIPATTQQSIFVKIVNRINNDCTGLGEFFIRVLPLPEFDVTTPQIVCLNNPSFIEAETPDGTYTYEWRRNGTLDTSSTSETLNITQGGTYEVTAINTTTLCRRTRRIIVNESIIATLAEDDVTIIDDSANNTITIDNGNNNLGIGDYEFALQDENSVIVRDFQDTPMFENLSGGVYTILVRDKNGCGVAQLEVSVLEFPKYFTPNGDGVNDLWAVKGASTTFYPQSSIHIFDRYGNPITEIAIDGQGWDGLYNGKILPSNDYWFNIQLTDRNGATISRKGHFSLLRK
- a CDS encoding ABC transporter permease; the protein is MLRLLNIEFHKLKNNRASRVLSIIYFGLLTSIALIAAIKFDIGPIKFHLAEQGIFNFPYIWHFNTYIAATLKFFLLLVIVSMMANEYSYKTLKQNLIDGLSKKEFILSKFYTVIAFAAVSTVFVFFVSLILGFVYSDFNEFSIIFSDLEYLFAFFVKLVGFFSFGLFLGILIKRSAFAVAGMIVWLIIESLLKGYLVLTFRDLKEGALTQANEIMRFFPLEAMSNLIKEPFTRLGAVKSVAKQIGENFVKDYSVNFVDIIIVSIWTFIFIYLSYSLLKKRDL
- a CDS encoding ATP-binding cassette domain-containing protein, giving the protein MDTILSIKNLDKKFGRVHAVKNLSFDIEKGNVYGILGPNGSGKSTTLGIILNVVNKTAGEFSWFGGTVSTHNALKRVGAIIERPNFYPYMTAVQNLQLICKIKGVPYNNIDDKLKTVNLYERRNSKFKTYSLGMKQRLAIASALLNNPEILILDEPTNGLDPQGIHEIRQIIKKIAKNGTTILLASHLLDEVEKVCSHVVVIRNGVKLYSGRVENMVASNGIIEVKTDGDQELLVNTLKNYYDIATVNVEDDLIIARLENETTASEINKYLFEKGIILSHLVMRKPSLEEQFLNLTNN